TCCGCTTgatgtatcgctttgcttgtagttcctcatttgtaagtcgctttggataaaagtgtctgttaaatgaataaatgtaaatgtaaaatgccCCTATTAATCGACAGATTTCATCTGTTAATTTGGTAGCTTTCGGATTTGTTGCTACGATCTTTAGTCCGAACCGGTTTATAGCGTTTAACAACTTAACAGCTGCACAACCTTTCAAGAGGAAAGTCAGCTCATTTGGTGTCAACTTCACTACCTTAATTAAAGGTCAGCTTTAATTATGGTTTTCCAAGCTCTTGGATTTACTctcttatttaaatttattatttgtaatagAAAGAATGAGAACAAACAttgactttaaataaaactttaaactttaaatgctttaaaaacttTATCCACTTCCTCTTGGCCATGTTAAGTGCTCTGTTCCATTACATTATCACTTTGactaagaaataaaacatggatGCACAGTTATCAgaaaataatgagttactattaccactcggagtgttttattcttccaataccacagcaattcaacaacaattaattatttttatttattaaagaatggccCGGCATACATTTAATCCTTTTATAGtttaaatgaatttatgaaTTTGATATTAGCATGAATAAATGTTGAGcaacgtccacaaaacaagatagttccttttctttcttatgttatagcagctatagcaccagcctctctttattcgcTCTCTCTTGAAAAGTGCAGCTCATCATTTTACGGCATTTTGGccgacgcccttatccagacgacttacaattatctcattttttttatacaactgtgCATTGGAGGgttagggccttgctcaagggcccagcagtggcagcttggtggtgctgggatccTAAACCAACATCCAAACCAGCATCCAACCCAACATCCAATCCAACATCCTAACCAACATCCAACCCAACATCCAACCCAACATCCAACCCAACATTCTAACCAACATCCAACCCAACATCCAACCCAGCATCCTAACCAACATCCTAACCAACATCCAACCCAACATCCAACCCAGCATCCTAACCAACATCCAACCCAACATCCAACCCAACATCCTAACCAACATCCAACCCAACATCCAACCCATCATCCAACCCAACATTCTAACCAACATCCAACCCAACATCCAACCCAGCATCCTAACCAACATCCAACCCAACATTCAACCCAACATCCAACCCAACATCCTAACCAACATCCAACCCAACATCCAACCCAACATCCTAATCAACATCCAAACCATCATCCAACCCAACATCCAACCCAACATCCAACCCAACATCCTAACCAACATTCTAACCAACATCCAACCCAACATCCAACCCAATATCCTAACCAACATCCTAACCAACATCCAACCCAACATCCTAACCAACATCCAACCCATCATCCAACCCAACATCCAACCCAACATCCAACCCAACATCCTAATCAACATCCAACCCAACATCCAACCCAACATCCTAACCAACATTCTAACCAACATCCAACCCAACAATCAACCCAACATCCTAACCAACATCCTAACCAACATCCAACCCAACATCCTAACCAACATCCTAACCAACATCCTAATCAACATCCAACCCAACATAATAACCAACATCCAACCCAACATCCAACCCAACATCCAACCCAACATCCTAACCAACATCCAACCCAACATCCAACCCAACATCCTAACCAACATCCAACCCAACATCCAACCCAACATCCTAATCAACATCCAACCCAACATCCTAACCAACATCCAACCCAACATCCAACCCAACATCCTAATCAACATCCAACCCAACATCCTAATCAACATCCTAATCAACATCCAACCCAACATCCAACCCAACATCCTAACCAACATCCAACCCAACATCCAACCCAACATCCTAACCAACATCCAACCCAACATCCAACCCAACATCCTAACCAACATCCAACCCAACATCCAACCCAACGTCCAACCCAACATCCTAACCAACATCCAACCCAACATCCAACCCAACATCCTAACCAACATCCTAACCAACATCCAACCCAACATCCAACCCAACATCCAACCCAACATCCTAACCAACATCCTAACCAACATCCAACCCAACATCCAACCCAACATCCAACCCAACATCCTAACCAACATCCAAACctctgagctaccacttccccaTCATGTTTCTCATCATGTTACCGAGAACCCACAAAGCGTAAAACATAAAACCCGTAAGCATAAAACCTTACACTGCTGACACTGAAGTCTCCTTCTAGAAAATTCCACCTTATCAACATTTCCATGTTGAATCCTTTTATGTCACGCATGTGCTGTACAAGTCGCTGTGAATGCGCTGTTACTATAGATTCATATTAAAATGAGCGCTGTGATAAAAAGTTGGAAAGATAAGTGTTAGGTCGTTAGAGATCATATTGACATCTCTGTCGATTACAAGAGAAGCCTTACCCAGAAGGCATTGCTGCTGTCAGATGCAGTTTCTTTTCCAAAATGTCAGAGAAATCTGATTAAACACGATATCAAATATAAAATTTCAATATTTGATTGTTCAGATTGGGAGTATTTTATCATTTGTTGCTGTTTGCCGATTGATTTTGTTGTGCAGCTCCTTTCAGGCTCACAAATcatacacacaggtgtgtgtgtgtgtgtgtgtgtgtgtgtgtgtgtgtgtgtgtgtgtgtgtcagagctcAGAGTAAGATATGATGTGCCAGGCCAATTGACCAAATCGCTGATCTTTAAGATGGGCTCAGGGGGGTCGCTTGTGTATAGGAGTGGGGGAGTCGTGTTTGAGGATGGAGGCCAGGGGGTTCtgcctcccacacacacacacacacacacacacacacttgctctaATCAAGGAGCAAGAAGCCTGGTCATTGTGAAGATGTTAACGAGAGATGACAGCTTCTCGTCGCTCACGGCAACAACCAGCTCGAGCATGGAGAGACCGACAGATACacagccgagagagagagagagagagagagagagagagagagagaaagaaagtgaaggaAGGTAGAGCACCAAGGAGTGTAGGaggtaaagaaaaaagaaaataaagcaagAATTGTGCAAGTTTTTAAAGCAAAACCATTGATTAGTTGACAGCTGTAAAGACAATTATGTCATCAGCTGATGATTGCAACTGAAATTTCCTAATAGGAAAGTTTCACATTATTATCTAAAACAAAAAAGCGAACACAGACGAGACGAGCCGCTCTCAtttccacctgtctctctccgCTTCCCATCAGAAAGCTCAGAATTCTTGCTCAGTGTCGCTTTGTGAATGTGGCAGGTGATGAAGACGCTCAGGTCTCTCACAGTAAGCACAGCTAGCAGTTATCCACATTCTACATCATCGCACTAGCATTATAAAGTTCTCTCCTGCTTCAAACATCTTCCAATTAGGAAATATTACACCATTAATCAATTACATCCAATTAAATACTCCATCACTATTCCCATTATTTCagtaaaatgttcatttctcTATGTTCATTTTAGTTACTTTAGTTAActagggttagtgtgtgtgtgtgtgtgtgtgtgtgtgtgtgtgtgtgtgtgtgtgaaacagaagTCAGCTCTACCTTGCCGCATTGGGTTTCATTGCTTTGAATTATTAAAGGTTACTAATGTCTCTCCGTAACACTTCATCATAtcagctatacacacacacacacacacacacacacacattattt
This Ictalurus furcatus strain D&B chromosome 1, Billie_1.0, whole genome shotgun sequence DNA region includes the following protein-coding sequences:
- the LOC128611593 gene encoding spore coat assembly protein ExsA-like; translated protein: MENDAQHPYTAEDATQPPCSSEEVSLPPVAAKSSVLLPYSAVSATKPSIQPNIQSNILTNIQPNIQPNIQPNILTNIQPNIQPSILTNILTNIQPNIQPSILTNIQPNIQPNILTNIQPNIQPIIQPNILTNIQPNIQPSILTNIQPNIQPNIQPNILTNIQPNIQPNILINIQTIIQPNIQPNIQPNILTNILTNIQPNIQPNILTNILTNIQPNILTNIQPIIQPNIQPNIQPNILINIQPNIQPNILTNILTNIQPNNQPNILTNILTNIQPNILTNILTNILINIQPNIITNIQPNIQPNIQPNILTNIQPNIQPNILTNIQPNIQPNILINIQPNILTNIQPNIQPNILINIQPNILINILINIQPNIQPNILTNIQPNIQPNILTNIQPNIQPNILTNIQPNIQPNVQPNILTNIQPNIQPNILTNILTNIQPNIQPNIQPNILTNILTNIQPNIQPNIQPNILTNIQTSELPLPHHVSHHVTENPQSVKHKTRKHKTLHC